A genomic segment from Lentimicrobium sp. L6 encodes:
- the mtnA gene encoding S-methyl-5-thioribose-1-phosphate isomerase: MKVGNQSYRTIWVNPEKPEVVQIIDQRFLPHQFVIKELNRYSMVAEAIKDMWVRGAGLIGASGAYGIYLACLTLKQNDNFDSKLTKAAQLLKSTRPTAVNLSWAIDRMLVELQDLIELEELKNRALAIANQIADEDAEMCRKIGQHGLQVLQELHHKNPQRALNILTHCNAGWLAFVDYGSALSPIYAAHEKGIPVHVWVDETRPRNQGASLTAWELKEHGIPHSIIADNTGGHLMQHGLVDMVIVGSDRTTRTGDVANKIGTYLKALAAFDNHIPFYAALPSSTIDWNLRDGIKEIPIEERDAHEIKYMSGLSKEHKIEEILICPKDSPAVNYGFDVTPARLITGIITERGISKANEEEMLNLYPERKS; this comes from the coding sequence ATGAAAGTTGGTAACCAATCATATAGAACCATTTGGGTAAACCCGGAGAAGCCAGAAGTAGTACAAATTATTGATCAAAGATTCCTCCCCCATCAATTTGTGATAAAGGAACTCAACAGATACAGCATGGTAGCCGAAGCCATTAAAGACATGTGGGTAAGAGGAGCGGGTCTCATTGGAGCTTCTGGTGCCTATGGGATTTATTTGGCTTGCTTGACTTTAAAACAAAATGATAACTTTGATTCCAAACTCACTAAAGCAGCTCAATTGCTAAAATCTACCCGTCCAACGGCTGTAAACCTAAGCTGGGCTATTGACAGAATGTTAGTAGAATTGCAAGATCTTATAGAATTAGAGGAGCTTAAAAATAGAGCACTAGCTATAGCGAATCAAATTGCTGACGAAGATGCAGAAATGTGCAGAAAAATTGGTCAACATGGACTACAAGTATTACAAGAGCTTCATCATAAGAATCCTCAAAGAGCACTTAATATTCTCACCCATTGTAATGCAGGATGGTTGGCTTTTGTGGATTATGGTTCGGCCTTATCTCCCATTTATGCAGCACATGAAAAAGGAATCCCAGTTCATGTTTGGGTAGACGAAACTAGACCCAGAAATCAAGGGGCATCATTAACAGCTTGGGAATTAAAAGAGCATGGCATACCACACAGCATCATTGCAGATAATACTGGTGGCCACCTTATGCAACATGGTTTGGTTGATATGGTGATAGTGGGAAGCGACAGAACCACTAGAACTGGTGATGTAGCCAATAAAATAGGAACTTATTTAAAAGCATTAGCCGCATTTGACAATCATATCCCTTTCTATGCAGCTCTACCCTCCTCCACCATCGATTGGAATTTAAGGGATGGTATTAAAGAAATCCCCATTGAAGAAAGAGATGCACATGAAATAAAATACATGAGTGGACTGAGTAAAGAACACAAAATAGAAGAAATTCTGATCTGTCCGAAAGATAGCCCTGCCGTAAATTACGGTTTCGATGTTACTCCTGCTCGACTTATTACAGGAATCATCACAGAAAGAGGAATCAGCAAAGCCAATGAAGAAGAAATGCTAAACCTATATCCAGAAAGGAAATCATAA
- a CDS encoding class II aldolase/adducin family protein, with the protein MSDDGIIKFQYDWKKEELQNTKNLEELIYYRDLAHEKKYIGVYENGIGYGNISIRAEGGFLVSGSATGSITPSNSNHYSLVHQWAIKNNKIWCTGPIAASSESLTHAVIYQELPQINAILHIHHLQLWNRYYHSLPSTCSHIPYGTTDMASAVKFLIRNQQEDEGLFLMKGHKEGLLAYAKDMKSVFQIFEDLF; encoded by the coding sequence ATGAGCGACGATGGTATTATTAAATTCCAATATGATTGGAAAAAAGAAGAATTACAAAATACAAAAAATCTGGAGGAGCTTATATATTATAGAGACTTGGCCCATGAAAAGAAATATATTGGAGTTTATGAAAATGGAATTGGTTATGGAAATATTAGCATACGAGCAGAAGGTGGATTTTTAGTCAGCGGTAGCGCCACAGGCTCCATTACACCATCCAATTCAAACCACTATTCTTTGGTTCATCAATGGGCTATCAAAAACAATAAGATCTGGTGCACTGGACCAATAGCAGCCTCCTCCGAATCACTAACTCATGCTGTCATCTATCAAGAGCTTCCACAAATTAATGCCATCCTCCATATCCATCATCTTCAACTTTGGAACCGATATTATCATTCTTTACCCTCCACCTGTTCTCACATACCTTATGGAACAACAGATATGGCTAGCGCAGTGAAATTCCTTATCCGAAATCAGCAAGAAGACGAAGGCCTATTTTTAATGAAAGGACATAAAGAGGGATTGCTAGCTTATGCTAAAGATATGAAATCTGTTTTTCAAATTTTTGAGGATCTATTTTAA
- the gldF gene encoding gliding motility-associated ABC transporter permease subunit GldF, whose amino-acid sequence MFTLYIKEISSFLNSLIGYIVIIVFLLINSLFLWVFPTEFNIPEFGYASMESLFLMAPFVFLFLIPAITMRMFSEEKKSGTIEILLTQPLSDLQIIMAKFFAGVSLVIISVLPTLVFLITIYIFGFPAGNVDLGGTWGSYIGLIFLGAAFVAIGLFASSITDNQIVAFILAIVITAFSYLGFEIIYSLDLFGPVDLFIKSLGISAHYASMSRGVIDTRDLIYFFSFAAVFIMLTKISLESRKW is encoded by the coding sequence ATGTTTACACTATACATAAAAGAAATCAGTTCGTTTTTAAATTCATTGATAGGCTATATCGTGATCATCGTTTTTCTATTGATCAACAGTCTCTTCTTATGGGTTTTTCCAACTGAATTTAACATCCCAGAATTTGGATACGCCTCCATGGAATCTTTATTCCTCATGGCCCCATTTGTATTTTTATTCCTCATTCCTGCCATTACCATGCGCATGTTTTCCGAGGAAAAGAAATCAGGAACCATAGAAATCTTACTCACCCAACCCCTAAGTGATTTACAAATCATTATGGCTAAATTCTTTGCAGGTGTAAGTTTGGTTATCATTAGTGTTTTACCAACTCTAGTATTTTTAATCACCATTTATATCTTTGGTTTTCCGGCAGGAAATGTAGATCTAGGTGGCACCTGGGGATCCTATATTGGATTAATATTTTTAGGGGCAGCCTTTGTAGCTATTGGCCTTTTTGCTTCTTCCATAACTGACAATCAAATTGTAGCCTTTATATTAGCCATTGTTATCACTGCTTTTAGCTATTTAGGCTTCGAGATCATCTATTCTCTTGACCTTTTTGGTCCAGTAGATTTATTTATTAAGTCCTTGGGAATTAGTGCCCACTACGCCTCCATGAGTAGAGGGGTGATTGACACTAGAGATTTAATCTACTTTTTCAGCTTTGCTGCTGTTTTCATCATGTTAACTAAAATATCTCTTGAATCACGTAAATGGTAA
- the gldG gene encoding gliding motility-associated ABC transporter substrate-binding protein GldG: MKNTRNNHRRNNILQLVYGLIIIMTINIISNYVYTRFDLTSEKRYTLSPATIDMLENLDEYVFFKVYLDGDFPAGFKRLRNETKEMLNEFRAYSKYIEFEFSNPSESSDEEERNKVYKLLMEKGLQPTNLQVNDKTGNSAQLIFPGAIVSYMNAEGHVELLKTQLGMPPEEVLNSSVENLEFTLASVIRQLAVNTRAKIAFIEGHGELSKKETADIGNALSEHYSVTNIRLNEQITSLSDFKTYDSTGRIIITNKFDAIIVAKPDSAFSEKDKFIIDQYIMRGGKVLWLVDPVYASMDSLQNARTTLGFGLDLNLNDMFFKYGVRMNQELLMDLNARPIPIVTGMIGDQPRQEFLPWFYFPILTSASKHPIVNNMNSIMTDFSGTLDTVKSENVKKTALLASSDYTRISKSPALIDLQIMDNPPDPRMYNLPPKMVAVLVEGEFTSLFANRIPPKLANNDSIGFQKASKKTAQIFVSDGDIIKNQLHYSKGYPLPLGFDQYTRETFGNKDFILNAMNYLIDKNGLISIRSREIKLRLLDKNKMDENMLLIKSLNVMTPIVLIFIMALFLQWRRKRKYTVKN, from the coding sequence ATGAAAAACACAAGAAACAATCACCGAAGAAATAATATACTACAGCTGGTTTATGGTCTTATCATCATCATGACCATCAATATCATTTCGAATTATGTGTATACCCGATTCGATCTCACCAGTGAAAAAAGATATACCCTCTCTCCTGCCACCATCGATATGCTGGAAAACCTAGATGAATATGTATTCTTCAAAGTTTATTTAGATGGGGATTTCCCTGCTGGTTTCAAACGCTTAAGAAACGAAACCAAGGAAATGCTTAATGAGTTTAGGGCTTATAGCAAATATATTGAGTTTGAATTCTCTAACCCTTCCGAAAGCAGCGATGAAGAAGAAAGAAACAAGGTTTATAAATTACTCATGGAAAAGGGCTTACAACCCACCAACCTTCAAGTAAACGACAAAACAGGAAATTCCGCACAACTTATCTTCCCAGGAGCCATTGTGAGTTATATGAATGCCGAAGGGCATGTTGAATTATTGAAAACCCAACTGGGGATGCCTCCGGAAGAAGTTTTAAATAGTTCTGTTGAGAATTTGGAATTCACCTTGGCTAGCGTCATCCGCCAATTGGCAGTAAATACCAGAGCCAAAATAGCTTTTATAGAAGGTCATGGTGAGTTGAGTAAAAAAGAAACAGCAGATATAGGTAATGCTTTATCAGAACATTATAGTGTGACCAATATTCGCTTGAATGAACAAATAACTAGTCTTTCCGATTTCAAAACCTACGACAGTACCGGAAGAATCATCATCACCAATAAATTTGACGCCATTATTGTTGCTAAACCGGATTCTGCATTTTCTGAAAAAGACAAATTCATCATCGATCAATATATCATGAGAGGTGGTAAAGTATTATGGCTCGTAGATCCTGTTTATGCCTCCATGGATAGCCTTCAAAACGCCAGAACAACTTTAGGTTTTGGATTAGATTTGAATCTCAATGATATGTTCTTCAAATATGGAGTGAGGATGAATCAGGAGTTATTAATGGATTTAAATGCTCGGCCTATCCCTATTGTTACAGGTATGATTGGAGACCAACCCCGACAGGAATTCCTACCTTGGTTTTATTTTCCTATTTTAACCAGTGCCAGTAAGCATCCGATAGTGAATAATATGAACTCCATTATGACTGATTTCTCTGGTACTTTAGATACGGTAAAGTCTGAAAATGTAAAGAAAACTGCTTTATTGGCCTCCTCCGATTATACCCGAATATCTAAGTCACCTGCACTTATCGATCTACAGATTATGGATAATCCACCAGACCCTAGGATGTATAATCTGCCACCTAAAATGGTTGCCGTATTGGTTGAGGGGGAGTTCACCTCATTATTTGCCAACAGAATCCCACCTAAATTAGCCAATAACGACAGCATAGGATTTCAAAAAGCAAGTAAAAAAACAGCTCAAATATTTGTTTCAGATGGTGATATTATCAAGAATCAGTTACATTATAGCAAAGGCTATCCACTTCCTTTAGGATTTGACCAGTATACTCGAGAGACATTTGGGAACAAAGATTTCATCTTAAATGCCATGAATTATTTAATAGATAAGAATGGCTTAATCAGCATCAGAAGTAGAGAGATAAAACTTCGTCTATTGGACAAAAACAAGATGGACGAGAATATGTTGCTGATCAAATCGTTAAATGTAATGACGC